A DNA window from Paenibacillus sp. HWE-109 contains the following coding sequences:
- a CDS encoding FAD-binding oxidoreductase has product MRRGTEPELTGRIVVPGNSQYNSARREFNTYFNKFPRVIVFAQKTQDVINALRWARYNNVPIRMRSGRHSYEGLSVVDGGIVIDVSDMREVDVNRKRGIATVQAGIRGGALNSALWNERLVVPVGLCPTTGIAGVTLGGGHSILSRPYGLTLDHLVDIEMVNAEGRLIHASANKNPDLFWALRGGGGGNFGICTNFRFRTHPIETVGFAEIGWDLRDLEAVLRTWQGYTVPGANERLTVTLGIANGRQSSQPRSSNKQSSDSQILMQGVFLGSAKELRQLLQPLLRSGSPRKVVIEEIPWIESVGRVAKTTPTTPFPFKSVGPYVYHRLPEAAIATIRRYIESPPTSGVSILFHGLGGAVAKVPNRATAYNYRRALYNMTPTATWNTQAESRRGIGWVENFRMAMLPYTHGVYVNTPDLQIKNWQQAYYGSNFTRLTRVKAQYDPKNIFHFPQSIPPARR; this is encoded by the coding sequence ATGAGACGTGGGACGGAACCGGAACTAACGGGACGTATTGTTGTGCCAGGGAATTCCCAATACAACTCGGCTCGTCGGGAGTTCAACACTTACTTTAACAAATTTCCGCGAGTGATCGTATTTGCTCAGAAGACGCAAGATGTAATCAACGCCCTTCGTTGGGCCCGCTATAATAACGTACCGATCCGTATGCGCTCTGGCCGTCACAGTTACGAGGGCTTATCTGTCGTTGACGGAGGAATCGTAATTGACGTGAGCGACATGCGCGAGGTGGATGTGAACCGCAAGCGTGGCATTGCTACGGTGCAGGCGGGCATTAGGGGTGGTGCCTTGAACTCAGCACTTTGGAACGAAAGGTTAGTAGTGCCCGTAGGACTTTGTCCAACGACAGGTATCGCTGGAGTTACTCTTGGAGGCGGTCACAGTATTCTGTCTCGTCCCTATGGTCTCACACTCGACCATTTGGTCGATATCGAAATGGTTAACGCTGAAGGACGTTTGATTCACGCCAGTGCCAACAAGAACCCTGACCTCTTCTGGGCATTACGTGGTGGCGGTGGTGGAAACTTCGGAATCTGCACAAACTTCCGCTTCCGTACTCACCCCATTGAAACAGTTGGTTTTGCCGAAATCGGGTGGGACCTTCGTGATTTGGAAGCAGTCCTTCGGACTTGGCAGGGCTATACGGTTCCAGGAGCTAACGAGCGGCTCACCGTTACCCTTGGGATTGCCAATGGACGACAATCCTCACAACCAAGATCTTCAAACAAGCAGTCTTCAGATTCTCAAATATTAATGCAGGGCGTCTTCCTCGGATCTGCTAAAGAGCTGCGACAATTACTCCAGCCATTACTTCGGTCCGGGTCGCCACGGAAGGTAGTTATTGAGGAGATACCTTGGATTGAGTCCGTTGGACGAGTAGCGAAGACTACGCCAACAACTCCTTTTCCTTTTAAAAGTGTTGGACCCTACGTCTATCACCGGCTGCCCGAGGCTGCCATTGCGACAATACGACGTTACATTGAATCACCGCCTACTTCTGGGGTCTCCATTTTATTTCACGGCTTAGGCGGTGCGGTAGCTAAGGTGCCGAATCGCGCTACAGCTTACAACTATCGCCGGGCTTTGTATAATATGACTCCGACTGCAACCTGGAACACACAAGCGGAGTCGAGACGGGGAATCGGTTGGGTAGAGAACTTCCGTATGGCGATGCTTCCTTATACCCACGGTGTCTACGTCAATACACCAGATCTCCAAATTAAAAACTGGCAGCAGGCTTACTACGGTAGTAATTTCACCAGACTGACACGAGTAAAGGCGCAGTACGACCCTAAGAACATCTTCCATTTTCCACAGAGCATCCCACCGGCACGCAGGTAA
- a CDS encoding ABC transporter substrate-binding protein gives MRQRLKPLVVLLAVLLLIAGCGAKSVTNSGASPSASPEAASANAERVIKHVRGEAKIKGTPKRIVVLEWKYVEELLTLGIQPVGVADIAGYKKWISAKPELAANVQDVGTRQEPSLEVITSLKPDLIIAAGNRVKNNYEQLSAIAPTLVFDQYLEDTSKNQYAEMESHYKVIADIVGKKTEADVVLADLNKSYEAAKTKLQAAGKAGTDYVLASASSNQNAVSLRLFLDNSAAIEVLNRIGLKNAYKSQKYETNGYSTASVESLLPVQQANLLYVVQPDDDVFAKQLKDNDVWKSLAFVKESRLYPLGGDMWLYGGPGSLKLLVEKTVEQLTKK, from the coding sequence ATGAGACAGAGATTAAAGCCTTTAGTTGTATTACTTGCCGTGCTGCTACTTATAGCAGGCTGCGGAGCCAAATCGGTAACGAATAGTGGCGCATCTCCATCGGCTAGCCCCGAAGCCGCAAGTGCTAATGCTGAGCGGGTCATCAAACATGTGAGGGGCGAGGCCAAAATTAAGGGAACACCAAAGCGCATTGTCGTCCTCGAATGGAAGTATGTGGAGGAACTGCTCACACTCGGCATTCAGCCGGTCGGCGTTGCAGATATTGCTGGTTACAAGAAGTGGATCAGCGCGAAGCCGGAGCTTGCTGCGAATGTTCAAGATGTAGGAACCCGTCAGGAGCCGAGTCTGGAGGTAATTACCTCGCTTAAGCCGGATCTGATTATTGCCGCTGGGAATCGCGTCAAAAATAACTATGAGCAGCTTAGCGCCATTGCACCAACACTTGTGTTTGACCAGTATTTAGAGGATACCTCTAAAAATCAATACGCAGAGATGGAATCCCACTACAAGGTTATCGCGGACATTGTCGGCAAAAAAACCGAGGCAGATGTTGTGTTGGCCGACTTGAACAAGTCGTATGAAGCTGCGAAGACGAAGCTTCAAGCGGCAGGCAAAGCGGGAACCGACTATGTGCTGGCGTCGGCTTCCTCGAACCAAAACGCGGTTTCGTTACGTCTGTTTCTGGATAACTCGGCGGCAATCGAAGTGCTCAACCGGATTGGGTTGAAAAACGCCTATAAATCTCAAAAATATGAAACAAACGGCTACTCGACAGCTTCGGTAGAGTCGCTTCTACCTGTTCAGCAAGCCAACCTCCTCTACGTTGTTCAACCAGATGACGACGTATTTGCGAAACAATTGAAGGATAATGATGTGTGGAAAAGTCTTGCGTTCGTGAAAGAAAGCCGGCTGTATCCGCTTGGTGGCGATATGTGGCTGTACGGCGGTCCGGGTTCCTTGAAGTTGCTTGTGGAAAAAACGGTTGAGCAGTTGACGAAAAAGTGA
- a CDS encoding iron ABC transporter permease, producing the protein MTQPIEIATKSRARSTWKKIAVFGGGLVSLTLLFFISLTQGEADITFQDVIGSLLAAGDQQSQHVVLGMRLSRATMGVLAGAALAVAGVLLQTVTKNPLASAGTFGINAGAYFVIVAATVFVPSLVLSVPLLLALIGGLGGAMIAYFLAGGRKGTPVRLALAGMIVTMALASFTSALQLLFENETNGLFMWGSGSLVQNDWKGVQFSWPWIALALMVLMFFVRTLDLLELDEETARSLGQKVGVVRLSALIIAILLASVAVSVVGPIGFVGLIAPHLVRLIGYRRHLVLIPAAALWGASVVVGADAVAKLVRSTIGELPVGTVTAVLGAPWLIWLAVRSTRSPKSGETGSSMSVGTARFRWHYPVLIAGAFVLLIALLVFGLTQGSLKVPVGEVIKVLTGTGLDMYQNIILKLRLPRMLVAVLAGAGLAISGVLLQGAVRNPLADPSVIGVTSGAGVGALLLIVVWPGAAGFLLPVFALAGAALAAAAVYTLSWRKGLHPTVVTLVGIAITAMGSAIIHFLVIKSQMHAASALAWLAGSTYGRGWGEFLWMSAGLIVLGPYAWYLGRRIDLLSFSDNTSLGLGLRLRQTRLIAAMAGVGLAALAVTTVGTVGFIGLLAPHAARTMVGQNHKRLVVLAAMLGAILMIAADVVGRVIIAPKEIPAGLVVAVIGTPYLLWLMARSAKAKSY; encoded by the coding sequence ATGACGCAGCCGATCGAAATTGCAACAAAATCAAGGGCGAGATCCACGTGGAAGAAGATTGCGGTATTCGGGGGGGGCTTAGTAAGTCTCACCCTTCTTTTTTTTATAAGTCTTACGCAAGGGGAGGCCGATATAACCTTTCAGGACGTGATCGGATCGCTTCTGGCTGCGGGGGATCAGCAGTCACAGCATGTTGTACTTGGCATGCGGCTGTCTCGAGCGACGATGGGTGTATTGGCGGGAGCCGCTTTAGCCGTTGCAGGAGTGCTTCTCCAGACGGTAACTAAAAATCCATTAGCCTCCGCTGGGACATTCGGCATCAATGCCGGCGCTTATTTTGTGATTGTTGCTGCTACTGTTTTTGTCCCATCCCTGGTTCTTTCCGTCCCGCTTCTGCTGGCGCTGATTGGTGGTCTTGGTGGCGCGATGATCGCTTATTTCCTGGCAGGAGGAAGAAAAGGCACGCCCGTTCGATTGGCGCTGGCAGGCATGATTGTGACAATGGCGCTGGCTTCATTCACGAGCGCTCTCCAGCTGTTATTCGAGAATGAAACCAACGGGCTCTTTATGTGGGGCTCCGGTTCGCTTGTCCAGAACGATTGGAAGGGCGTGCAGTTCTCATGGCCTTGGATTGCATTAGCATTGATGGTTCTAATGTTTTTCGTACGGACGCTGGATCTGCTTGAACTTGACGAGGAAACAGCGCGATCCTTGGGGCAAAAGGTCGGTGTTGTGAGGCTGTCTGCGCTGATTATTGCGATATTATTAGCCTCTGTCGCCGTAAGTGTAGTAGGACCAATAGGCTTTGTAGGCTTGATTGCTCCACATCTCGTTCGGCTGATCGGATACCGTAGACATCTGGTGCTTATCCCCGCAGCGGCTCTTTGGGGGGCTTCGGTTGTGGTTGGAGCCGATGCAGTCGCTAAGTTGGTTCGCAGCACGATTGGGGAGCTTCCTGTCGGTACGGTTACGGCTGTGCTTGGAGCGCCGTGGCTTATCTGGCTTGCCGTCCGAAGCACGCGATCCCCAAAGTCGGGGGAAACAGGCTCCTCGATGAGCGTTGGAACGGCTCGTTTCAGATGGCATTATCCGGTCCTGATCGCAGGGGCGTTCGTGCTTCTAATTGCCTTGTTAGTGTTCGGCTTGACTCAAGGCAGCTTAAAAGTGCCTGTCGGTGAAGTGATCAAGGTATTGACCGGTACAGGACTAGATATGTATCAGAATATCATTCTTAAGCTTCGGCTCCCTCGCATGCTCGTCGCAGTGTTGGCTGGTGCGGGACTTGCTATTTCAGGCGTCCTGCTTCAAGGGGCCGTCCGTAATCCGCTTGCCGATCCTTCTGTTATCGGCGTAACTTCAGGCGCAGGTGTTGGTGCGTTGCTGCTGATTGTTGTATGGCCTGGTGCGGCTGGTTTCCTGCTTCCTGTTTTTGCATTAGCAGGGGCTGCGCTTGCTGCTGCTGCCGTTTATACGCTTTCCTGGCGTAAAGGGTTGCATCCGACCGTGGTTACTCTAGTCGGTATCGCGATTACTGCGATGGGGTCGGCCATCATTCATTTTCTTGTTATTAAGTCCCAGATGCATGCTGCTTCTGCTCTTGCTTGGCTTGCAGGAAGCACATATGGTCGCGGTTGGGGTGAATTCCTATGGATGAGTGCCGGTTTAATCGTGCTTGGCCCTTATGCGTGGTATTTAGGTCGTCGCATTGACCTTTTGTCGTTTAGTGATAATACCTCTTTGGGATTAGGCTTGCGCTTAAGACAAACCCGGCTTATCGCAGCTATGGCCGGGGTTGGGCTAGCGGCGCTGGCTGTAACTACTGTCGGCACTGTCGGGTTTATTGGTTTGTTAGCTCCGCATGCGGCCCGTACGATGGTTGGTCAGAATCATAAACGGTTGGTCGTACTGGCAGCGATGTTGGGGGCCATCCTAATGATAGCCGCAGATGTGGTCGGCAGGGTCATCATTGCCCCGAAAGAGATTCCTGCCGGCTTGGTCGTAGCGGTAATCGGTACGCCATATCTGCTTTGGCTTATGGCACGAAGCGCCAAAGCGAAGTCTTATTGA
- a CDS encoding helix-turn-helix transcriptional regulator has protein sequence MLFPEIMNLAKKIKTTAVQYGNLLIRRVVVMADDTMHRKSVNNSLVYIEKHLTQTIRPDDLAREGRFSKRHFLRIFTSIIGTTAANYIRDRRLTKAAAELVHTSDGILDIAFKYHFQSQEHFTRAFKKTYGITPGQYRTYSRSLIKKEKMNMSRKTIPQGWSVTGNRIEEYEVSLDKQEVHFGTASAKLHSVKPRAEGFVSLMQMFSSERYLGKRIRLTVFVKAEELKGWAGLWMRVDRKNGDLLQFDNMQDRPIQGTQNWKQYSVVLDISDHSHAIAFGLLLSGEGKVWADSFRFEEVDEKTPTTGQDADNQIPSEPANLNFEYC, from the coding sequence TTGCTATTTCCAGAAATCATGAACTTGGCAAAAAAGATCAAAACGACTGCGGTCCAGTATGGTAATTTATTAATAAGGAGGGTGGTTGTAATGGCGGACGATACGATGCACAGAAAATCGGTAAATAATTCTCTAGTGTATATAGAGAAACATCTTACACAAACAATTCGACCCGACGATCTTGCACGGGAAGGCAGGTTCTCCAAGCGACATTTCTTACGCATCTTTACCTCTATCATCGGAACGACAGCCGCTAATTATATTCGGGACCGTCGATTAACGAAGGCTGCAGCAGAACTAGTTCATACGAGTGATGGGATTCTGGACATTGCATTTAAATACCATTTTCAATCGCAAGAGCACTTTACGAGAGCGTTCAAAAAGACTTATGGCATTACGCCAGGTCAGTATCGCACGTATTCAAGATCGCTAATTAAGAAGGAGAAGATGAATATGAGTCGTAAAACAATTCCTCAAGGTTGGTCGGTTACTGGGAATCGCATTGAAGAATATGAGGTCTCGCTCGACAAACAAGAGGTGCACTTTGGGACTGCTTCTGCAAAGCTTCATTCGGTGAAACCCCGAGCAGAAGGATTTGTTAGCTTAATGCAAATGTTCAGCTCAGAACGTTATCTCGGCAAGAGGATACGATTGACGGTATTTGTGAAAGCGGAAGAGCTAAAAGGCTGGGCAGGATTGTGGATGCGGGTGGATCGTAAAAACGGAGATCTGCTGCAATTTGATAATATGCAAGATAGACCAATACAAGGAACTCAAAATTGGAAACAGTATTCAGTGGTATTAGATATTTCCGACCACAGCCATGCTATCGCTTTTGGGTTGCTGTTAAGTGGTGAAGGGAAGGTGTGGGCCGATAGCTTTCGTTTTGAAGAGGTAGATGAAAAAACGCCAACAACAGGTCAAGATGCAGATAATCAAATTCCGAGTGAGCCTGCTAATCTTAACTTTGAATATTGTTAA
- a CDS encoding alpha/beta hydrolase, whose amino-acid sequence MYFVLNQRKWIEINILNVFITFRSESAGELFSTKKNERNLIGKRPSWHACYFSSPIGETLSDINAWFIDLPGFGRIPYHHEPSVIKGYVESVTAMIMELNRPVTLMGHSFGGLIAARVMQRQPSLIHQLIMLQPVLHPVEPKYRNI is encoded by the coding sequence TTGTATTTCGTACTAAATCAAAGAAAATGGATAGAGATCAATATCCTCAACGTTTTTATTACATTCAGGAGCGAATCGGCAGGAGAGCTTTTCTCAACGAAGAAGAACGAGCGTAATCTCATTGGAAAAAGACCTTCCTGGCATGCCTGTTATTTTTCATCACCTATCGGAGAAACTTTAAGTGATATAAATGCATGGTTCATTGATCTCCCTGGATTTGGACGCATCCCATACCATCATGAACCTTCTGTTATAAAAGGCTATGTAGAAAGTGTAACCGCCATGATTATGGAGTTGAACAGACCCGTTACATTGATGGGCCATTCTTTTGGCGGATTGATTGCCGCCCGAGTGATGCAACGCCAGCCTTCACTGATCCATCAACTCATCATGCTGCAGCCAGTTTTGCATCCTGTAGAACCTAAATACAGAAATATTTAG
- a CDS encoding SWIM zinc finger family protein — protein MKLKDFENSVDQITFDRGKAYREKGHVVSVEEVEPLMYHAEVKGSELYEVGVHLGSRGEVMYAACDCPYDMGDICKRAVAVLLEIRDDLSQGDTAKRPSKPAPKVSLPDHLSKLSKEELIALVVDFSKEIKEVEQMLTLKFHDSSKDEGLAQYKKIIRSSVKQNSDRHGFVPYRQVSGAVIGAERVMLKAGEDFEKGKHLSAAKIAFCILHEMGDLLQSCDDSDGIVGDMIQGCLDLVHGAACDSESMAGLDRLPLFRLLLKEVSHPNLEGWNEWQLSLLESSLCLIQNDQERAEWEQQVVKLESKEKRESSYSSYLFEHLARLRYQVILKFDDDEQANKFMQDHLGFTAFRKMAIAAAMEHQQYDKALQLAEDGERQATSKGYPGLVDEWKKSRYEIYQLTNQVELQKKLAEEFVVSGEHAFYVKLKELFSKDEWPLVYERILNNLENQNHNWQVNSLYSRLLIEEKETRRLLSYVQKNKRYVVDYYTHLVDEHADDVYALFVDFIVEEAARSTNRKEYQKVCRIIAQLIKAGGKIQSERVIQQFRLAYPNRSAFMDELQKIKV, from the coding sequence ATGAAGCTGAAAGATTTTGAGAATAGCGTGGATCAAATCACTTTTGACCGCGGAAAGGCGTATCGAGAGAAAGGTCATGTTGTATCTGTTGAAGAGGTAGAGCCGCTAATGTACCATGCTGAGGTGAAGGGGAGTGAGCTTTACGAAGTGGGTGTTCATCTTGGATCTCGCGGCGAAGTGATGTATGCAGCGTGCGACTGTCCTTATGACATGGGGGACATATGTAAGCGTGCCGTTGCTGTGCTTCTGGAAATTAGAGATGACCTATCTCAAGGGGATACAGCAAAGAGGCCTTCTAAACCTGCACCGAAAGTGAGCTTACCCGACCATCTATCTAAGCTTAGTAAGGAGGAGCTGATTGCGTTAGTAGTCGATTTTTCCAAAGAGATTAAGGAAGTAGAGCAAATGCTCACTCTGAAATTTCACGACTCGAGTAAGGACGAGGGGTTAGCTCAATATAAAAAAATAATTCGCTCCTCTGTGAAGCAAAACTCCGACAGACATGGCTTTGTACCTTATCGCCAGGTTTCTGGTGCTGTAATTGGTGCCGAACGGGTGATGCTGAAAGCCGGGGAAGATTTCGAAAAGGGAAAGCACCTGTCTGCTGCCAAGATAGCCTTTTGCATTTTGCATGAGATGGGGGACTTGCTTCAGTCGTGTGATGATTCAGATGGCATCGTAGGTGATATGATTCAAGGATGCCTGGATTTGGTCCATGGTGCAGCTTGTGACTCTGAAAGCATGGCTGGATTGGATAGACTGCCCCTGTTTAGGCTACTTCTAAAAGAGGTATCTCATCCGAACCTCGAAGGCTGGAATGAGTGGCAGCTATCTCTTTTGGAAAGTAGTTTATGTTTGATACAGAATGATCAGGAGAGGGCAGAATGGGAACAGCAGGTAGTAAAATTAGAAAGCAAAGAGAAAAGGGAGTCCTCCTATAGTTCATATTTGTTTGAGCATTTAGCTAGGCTCAGGTATCAAGTGATTCTGAAGTTTGATGATGATGAACAAGCCAATAAATTTATGCAAGATCATCTAGGTTTTACGGCTTTTCGCAAAATGGCCATTGCTGCAGCTATGGAACATCAGCAATATGATAAGGCATTGCAGTTAGCCGAAGATGGCGAGCGTCAAGCTACAAGTAAGGGTTATCCGGGTCTGGTTGATGAGTGGAAAAAGTCTCGCTATGAGATATATCAACTCACAAACCAAGTTGAACTTCAAAAAAAGCTGGCCGAGGAATTCGTCGTATCAGGTGAGCATGCCTTTTATGTGAAGTTAAAAGAATTATTTAGTAAGGATGAATGGCCTCTTGTATATGAGCGGATTTTGAACAATCTGGAGAATCAGAATCATAATTGGCAAGTAAATTCCTTGTATTCCCGTTTACTAATAGAAGAGAAAGAGACACGGAGATTGCTAAGTTATGTCCAAAAGAATAAAAGATATGTAGTTGACTATTATACGCATCTGGTAGATGAGCATGCAGATGACGTTTATGCATTGTTTGTCGACTTCATTGTGGAGGAAGCCGCGCGATCAACGAATCGAAAAGAATATCAGAAGGTATGTCGAATTATCGCTCAACTGATCAAAGCAGGTGGGAAGATTCAGTCAGAGAGGGTCATCCAGCAATTCCGCCTTGCTTATCCGAATAGATCTGCATTCATGGATGAGCTTCAGAAGATCAAGGTTTAA
- a CDS encoding peptidylprolyl isomerase, which translates to MKEKLKLLSIGIVIGAMVSTSLGANAAGEKIEVYFKQLKFMFDGNEKEISPAQGKPLVYEGTTYVPLRFMSEALGKTVQYDANRETIWVGDRYSSSPSMSIATNRSYQATIETTKGSFRIELFAKDAPKTVNNFLFLAREGFYDDVTFHRVLKNFVIQAGDPSGTGRGGPGYSFEDELNNGHKYEPGIVAMANSGPNTNGSQFFICTGTDSDYLNTIPNYTIFGKVIEGMDVVLDLASTPVEQNGNQEKSKPIETISIKNVAITEAN; encoded by the coding sequence ATGAAAGAGAAGCTCAAGTTGTTATCTATAGGTATAGTCATAGGGGCGATGGTATCCACTTCCCTCGGGGCAAACGCGGCTGGCGAGAAGATTGAAGTTTACTTCAAGCAGCTGAAATTTATGTTTGACGGTAATGAAAAAGAGATTAGCCCCGCCCAAGGAAAGCCTTTAGTTTATGAAGGTACGACTTATGTTCCACTTCGTTTTATGAGTGAAGCACTCGGTAAAACCGTTCAATATGATGCAAACCGGGAAACGATTTGGGTGGGCGACCGCTATTCAAGTTCTCCTAGCATGAGTATTGCAACTAATCGATCTTATCAGGCTACGATTGAAACGACCAAAGGGAGTTTCCGTATTGAACTCTTCGCAAAAGATGCGCCTAAGACTGTGAACAATTTCCTTTTTCTTGCTAGAGAGGGTTTTTATGATGATGTTACTTTTCATAGAGTATTGAAAAATTTCGTCATACAGGCGGGAGATCCTTCTGGGACAGGTCGTGGAGGACCTGGCTATAGCTTTGAAGATGAGCTGAATAACGGACATAAATATGAACCGGGAATTGTTGCGATGGCAAATTCAGGACCGAACACGAACGGCAGCCAATTTTTTATATGTACGGGTACGGACAGTGATTACTTAAATACGATTCCGAATTATACCATTTTCGGCAAAGTAATCGAAGGAATGGATGTCGTTCTTGACCTTGCATCCACCCCCGTAGAGCAAAATGGTAATCAGGAAAAGAGCAAGCCTATAGAGACCATTAGCATTAAAAACGTTGCGATAACTGAAGCAAATTAA
- a CDS encoding collagen-like protein — protein sequence MFKKRLPIIISLCAVMFYSTSASAEVIPTSNTLNVCVKPNGQVYLLAPDAACKDTETKLKLQLQGPQGELGATGPKGDKGDIGAQGIQGDTGMIGPVGPPGLKGDTGAAGPTGSQGPKGDTGEAGATGPQGLKGDTGEAGPTGAPGPKGDIGVTGPAGPAGPQGIAGVAGVNGPMGPMGLPGQLAIYGDGTAGAFSVPVGSTLDLTTLSGFNSLAGKDHFQFTSINIAGNLIIPSGVVLRATGDVTITGTITVATAAQDSGNGAPHPGLSLAAPGTTFASPNANSSGGIGLSALTASHILTPPTSAGGAGDRNYQTTGGEGGGSLSIMAKGNIRVNVGGAINANGMNATNPGGASDISGGGGGGGGVIILVAKGSMTIGGTLRTNGGNGAIGVNGNAGTSGSGGGGGGGGGIIHLISSSSPAVTGTIQVNGGAAGTDANTGATNYPGGGGGASGGNGGKGGAYDTSSAAFVAAQAGGAGYTFTTVVPEPENIIIR from the coding sequence ATGTTTAAAAAAAGATTGCCTATCATAATTAGCTTATGTGCAGTTATGTTTTATAGTACTTCTGCTAGCGCGGAGGTAATCCCAACTAGCAATACACTAAATGTTTGTGTGAAGCCAAATGGGCAAGTGTATCTCCTGGCGCCTGATGCAGCTTGCAAGGATACCGAGACTAAGTTAAAACTACAACTTCAAGGTCCCCAAGGGGAGTTAGGTGCAACAGGGCCTAAGGGGGATAAAGGGGACATTGGAGCCCAAGGAATCCAAGGTGATACTGGAATGATCGGACCTGTTGGTCCTCCAGGACTCAAAGGCGATACTGGCGCAGCGGGTCCTACTGGTTCTCAAGGTCCTAAAGGCGACACAGGCGAAGCCGGAGCAACAGGTCCTCAAGGACTGAAAGGCGACACAGGGGAAGCGGGTCCTACTGGTGCCCCAGGTCCGAAAGGTGACATTGGCGTAACAGGACCAGCAGGTCCTGCTGGTCCACAAGGAATAGCAGGTGTAGCAGGTGTGAATGGACCAATGGGACCAATGGGGTTACCTGGACAGCTTGCCATATACGGTGATGGAACGGCAGGTGCTTTTAGCGTTCCAGTTGGCAGCACATTGGACCTCACGACACTATCGGGCTTTAATTCATTGGCAGGCAAGGATCATTTTCAATTTACAAGTATCAATATTGCCGGGAATCTCATCATCCCCAGTGGAGTAGTACTAAGAGCAACTGGGGACGTGACTATCACGGGTACAATAACTGTAGCGACGGCAGCACAAGATTCAGGCAATGGCGCTCCTCATCCTGGCCTATCATTAGCTGCCCCAGGCACTACGTTTGCTTCACCGAACGCTAATTCTAGCGGCGGTATCGGACTCTCGGCTCTCACAGCCTCACACATTTTAACCCCGCCAACTAGTGCTGGAGGAGCCGGAGACCGAAATTATCAAACAACTGGTGGAGAAGGCGGCGGCTCTCTGAGCATTATGGCTAAAGGGAACATACGCGTAAACGTTGGAGGAGCCATCAATGCCAATGGCATGAATGCAACGAATCCAGGAGGAGCCAGTGACATTAGCGGAGGCGGCGGAGGTGGAGGAGGAGTTATTATATTGGTGGCTAAGGGGAGTATGACCATCGGTGGAACACTCAGAACCAATGGCGGCAACGGAGCAATAGGTGTTAATGGTAACGCTGGAACCAGTGGCTCAGGAGGAGGAGGAGGTGGAGGTGGCGGGATTATTCACCTCATCTCTTCATCTAGTCCTGCTGTCACTGGCACTATTCAGGTCAATGGCGGTGCAGCAGGTACAGATGCAAACACGGGTGCCACTAACTATCCCGGCGGAGGCGGCGGGGCATCTGGAGGCAATGGCGGCAAGGGTGGCGCATATGATACGAGTAGCGCCGCATTCGTTGCGGCTCAAGCTGGTGGAGCCGGCTATACCTTTACAACTGTGGTTCCTGAACCTGAAAATATCATAATTAGATAG